In Miscanthus floridulus cultivar M001 unplaced genomic scaffold, ASM1932011v1 fs_412_1_2, whole genome shotgun sequence, a single genomic region encodes these proteins:
- the LOC136531677 gene encoding L-type lectin-domain containing receptor kinase SIT2-like, giving the protein MKEFIAEVVSIGRLQHRNLVKLLGYCRRKGELLLAYDYMTNGSLDKYEDQVMATLDWSQRFHIIKGIACSLLYLHEEWEKVVIHRDIKASNVLLDDEMNGRLGDFGLARLYDHGFDPQTTHVVALAP; this is encoded by the coding sequence ATGAAGGAATTCATTGCCGAAGTTGTTAGCATTGGCCGCCTCCAGCACCGTAATCTTGTAAAATTACTTGGGTATTGTCGGCGCAAAGGTGAGCTCCTTTTAGCATATGACTACATGACCAACGGAAGCCTTGATAAGTATGAGGATCAGGTTATGGCCACACTGGATTGGTCTCAAAGGTTTCACATCATTAAGGGTATAGCATGCAGTTTGCTTTATCTCCATGAGGAATGGGAGAAAGTAGTTATTCATCGTGACATCAAGGCAAGCAATGTTCTCCTTGACGATGAGATGAATGGGAGGTTAGGTGATTTTGGTCTTGCAAGATTGTATGACCATGGCTTTGATCCACAAACGACACATGTGGTTGCATTGGCACCATAG